CGTTGGCGGCAAGGATGCGTTCCTGGTTTTCCAGGAGCGCCTTGGCAATGGCGCGCAGTCCCTTGTCCTTCCAGGCCCGGTTGGCTCCGGCCATGCGGCGGGCGGCCCTGCGGGCACGGTCCGTGATGCCCTGAACTTCGGCGGCAACATTTTGTTCAACAATCTGCTCAGTCATGTCCCCAGTCTAAGCCACCGGCACCCATCGCTGCAGTGGCACATGACTCATCACGGCAATCGTGGCGTCAACGCGCAGTCTCGTTCGGGGAGCCCGTTCCGGGACGATGAGGCACAAATCGCCCCATGGACGGCTCTGAGCGCGCCGAGAGGGGTCCCAGCCCACCATTTCCTGCGCCCCCAATCGTGAAAATGGCTCCAACTCGCGAACAGGGCGCAACTTTGGCGACATGTCGCGGGCCCGGTTCACTCTCGAGGAACAACGCTCCGAGAATGGACCAAAACTGTCAGCTTCCACAAGCCACTATCCTCGAAAAGTCCCCAAACTGGATGGCAACGCTGCACAATCGGCGGGGAAAACAGTAAATGGCATGGGCCAGATGCCCGCCTGAGCTTACTGGCATCCACAACGCAAGGAAAAAATCACGTCAGTTCATGCGGCCAGACGGCCCTGTTATCCACAGATTTGCCCGATTCGGCGAAACGCCATTGAAGCGGAGGCCTGCCATGCGCAGACTCAAACCATGGACACAAACAATTTGGAACAGAGGCTTAACAAGGCTTGGCCGTGGACAGCTCCACTGGCGACGACAACAGAACTTGCCAACGCAGGTTTTGGCGACCGCGCACTGGCGTCCGCGCTCAATCACGGTCTGGTATTTCGGTTGCGCCGGGGCGCGTATGTGCGGGCAGCGAAAATTGTCAAGCTGTGTGGAGTCACTAGGCTATTTTTTGGGGTTCTTCGGGTTTGGGGAGGTTGATCCCTACGTGTTGGGCTGGGGCTGGTGTGGTGGGTCGTTGGCGGAACCTTCCTGGGTTTTGTTCGTAGTATTCCTGATGGGTTTTGTCACGTTGGTTCCAGAGCTCTTTCCAGGATCCGTCGTGGACTTGTGCTGGTGAGAACAAGGCGATGCCGGAGTGTTTATGGTCGGTGCTGTACCAATGCACGTAGTCGGTGAGGTACTCTCTGGCGGCCTCGAGGCTTTCGAAGATTCGCGGGTAGTTGGGCCGGTATTTCATGGTCCGGAAACCAGACTCACTGAAGGGATTGTCGTTGGAGACGTAGGGCCGGTTGAAGGTGAGTTCCACGCCGTGGGCGGTGAGCGCGTCACGAAGCAGGTGTGACTTCATGGCAGGGCCCGAATCCGCATGGACCACTTGCGGGGCGCCGTACCGGGCGATGGCGGCCTCGAACATCTTGACGGCGAGGTGGTCCGCCTCGCGTTCCTCGATCCGCCAGCCGACGATCTCCCGGGAGTAGATATCCATGATGGAGTAGACCTTGAAAACCGTTCCCTGCCACTTGGAATAGACGTCGGTGATGTCCCAGGACCAGACCTGGCAGGGGCCGGTGGCCTTGAGAACGGGCTTCTCAGCGGTGCCGCGTTTGCCGCCGCGTTTGGTCGGGACTGTGGGGCGTGCGTTCTGGTCCTCGTACTCTGCCGCGATCCGCCACCAGGTGCGGCGGGAGGCGATCATTACCCCGTTGTCCCAGGCCGTGGCGAAGGAATGATCCACGGAGTTGTTCTTCTCCCAGCCGGCCAGGATGAACTCAAGAATCCAGTCCTGATGGATGGTGCTGATCCGGCTTTCATAGGCCCGGTCCCCCTGGTGGATGGGGTTCTGGACGCCTGGGCGGGGATTGAACCTGTAGTGCCAGGTCCCACGCGATACACCCGCAAGTTTCAGGGCCGTCCGCTGGGAACCGGTGACCTCTTTCAGCTCCAGGACGAGAGTGTTCTCAGCGGCTATGAACGCTTCTGAGCGCTCGTCGGGGGCGTATCGGGCTCTGGCACGTTCAACTCGTGCAAGAGCCCTATAGCTTTTCCCAGTGCTGAATTTGACCCTTCTAGCTCAGCAATACGCTTCTGGAGTTTTTCGACTTCGACACGATGGGCGGCTATCTCTTTCGCGCGTGCTTTTTCAAACGCGGAGAGTTCACGATTTGTTGGGACCATACCTCCATGCTCTCGCGGAATCAGGCCCCGGTCGATATCTCCCTGGACCACCATCGTGCGCCATCTGCGGAAGATCCATTCGGAAATCGAATGCGAGGCAAGCCACTCCCTCCGTGACCCATGCGGCTGCAAATAGTACTCATGCACGAACTCACGGATCTCTTCACGGGTAAATCCCTTGTTATCAACGGCCACGGTCGGCTCCTTCAATCAACGGTTAATGAGTGACTCACAACCAGCTTGACGCAGAGGGCAGCTCTCTGGCGGCAATCGAAACCGTGGGAACGCGAGAAGCTCCGACTCTATGCACACGTGTTGACGGTGCCTGGCGAACCGGTCTATTCACACTTCAGCGCTGCCCGGCTGCACGGATTATTCATTTGGAACTGCAGCGCACTGGTGCACATCACAGCTCCAGCTCCGGCTTCAGGCGCTAGCAGCGCGAAGGATGTGAAGTCACACCACGATGTGCTGGACGATGCCGAACTTGAACCTTTGACCTTGCAAAACGGCAGCAACGTACTGGCCACAACCTTGGAGCGGACGGTGGTGGACTGCGCAAGGGTTGGCGGTTTTGCAGAGGCTGTGATTATCGGCGACCACGCTCTCGCCAGCGGTGCCCGGCTGGATGTCATGTGGGACATGGTCAACTCCTCGACAGGGCGCCGCGGAGTGAGGCGTGCCCGCCGGGTACTGAGATCCTTGGACGGGCATTCGGAATCCCCGGGCGAATCACGGACACGGCTGATCATTGCCACCATGAAGATCGACCAACCACAACTGCAAAGGGAACTGCTCGCCGGAGACAAACTCTATCGACCGGATTTTGTCTGGGAGAAACAACGATTGATCGTCGAGTTTGACGGTGACATCAAATACTTCTCCTATCGACGTACTGCCGAAGTCATTTTGGAGGAGCGGAAACGTGAACGCCGCCTGATGGAAGCTGGCTGGCGGTTTGTCCGGCTCGAATGGAAAGACCTCGCCCATCCCGGAGAGGTACAACGTCGAATTTTGACTGTTTACAACGCCCCGTTCATGGCTTTGGCTGCCTGAAGCTTCCTCAGATACGCCGAAAATGGGGTAAACACGCAAGATCGAGGACCATCATCTCGCGAAAATGACTCTAGCTCGCGAAGAGGGCGCAACCTTGACGGCATGTCGCGAGCAAGACCCATCCTCAGCAAAACACTCACGTCAAGGCGCCGGTTGGCCCCGGTTTCGGGACGAGACACAAGCCTGGCTGCGGGTTGGACCAGGTTTCGGGACGAGACACAAGCCTGGATGCGGATTGGCCCCGGTGCCGCAGCCATGCCCCCCTGTGGAAGGCGAGCTCACCGACGCCAGCGGGGTAACGCGGGGTGGTCAGCGGTTCAGTAGCACCAGGTCGTCGACGTGCACCACTTCGCGCTCAAATTCACGGCCCAGTTCCTTGGCCAACGCCTTGGTGGAGCGTCCGAGCATTTGCGGCAGGTCCGAATGCCGGTAGTTAACGAGGCCGTGGGCGAACACGTGACCGTTTGCGTCGCTGATCTCCACCGCGTCGCCGGCATCAAAGTCGCCCGTGACGCCCGTTATCCCGGCCGGGAGCAGCGACTTGTGCCGCTCCCCCACAGCCCGCACAGCGCCGTCGTCCAACACCAGGCGGCCACGAAGGTCGGCCAGGTGGGCCAGCCACAGCATGCGCACGGGGCGCTTGTTGCCGTTGATGCCGAACCAGGTACCCACATCTTGCCCGGCAAGCGCCGCCCCGGCCTGGCCGGTGGAGGTGACAAGGGCCGGGATCCCGGTCTCGGCGGCGATCATGGCCGCCTGCACCTTCGTGGCCATGCCGCCCGTGCCAACCCCTGCCTTGCCAGCACTGCCAATGACAATACCTTCCAAGTCCTCGGGTGAATCCACCTGGCTGATCCGGGTTGCCCCTGCAGACGGCGGGCCATCGTAGAGGGCATCGACGTCGGAGAGCAGCACGAGTGCATCGGCCTTGACCAGATGAGCCACGAGGGCGGCGAGCCTGTCGTTGTCGCCGAAGCGGATCTCGTGAGTGGCCACGGTGTCATTCTCATTGACGATCGGGACCACGCCCAAATGCAGCAGACGCTCAAGGGCCCGGTGCGCGTTGACGTATTGGTGGCGGCGGGTGAGGTCTTCCGCCGTCAACAGCACCTGGGACGCCGTGACCCCGTGGGCGGTGAAGGCCTGGTTGTAGTGGGCCATCAGCAGGCCCTGCCCCACACTGGCCGCGGCTTGTTGCGTGGCCAGGTCCTTGGGCCGCCGGGACAGGCCCAGCGGCAGCAGGCCGGCCGAAATGGCGCCCGAAGACACCAAGATGATCTCGGTTCCCGCCAGCCGGCGCTGCGCCAGCACGTCTACCAGGTTCCGCAGCGCCTCTTCCGAGATGCCGCCGGCAACTGAGGTCAGTGATGACGAACCAACCTTGACCACGATGCGGGCCGCAGTGGCCATCTCGCCTCGCGAATTCAGCGTGGCAGCCCGGTCCTGTCCCTTGGTTCCCATTACTTCTGCGCTGCACCTGTGTCGTCGGAATCGCCATCAGCGGCCAGATCTGCGTCGATGACGTGGGTCTTGACAGCATTGCGGTTCGTTGATTCGGTCCAAATGCCGGCCTTGCGTTCGGTTTCCAGCTCCGCGCGGCCGGCGGCCCTGGCGTCGCGCCGGTCCTGCTGTTCCTGGCGCTTTTGCGTGCGGGTGGGCCGGTCGCCCAGGTCCAGCAAGCGCAGGTCGGTGCCGCGGGGTGCGGCCAGGTGCTCGGCACCGCCCATCATGGTGGGCTCCCAGTCAAAGATCATGCCGCCGTTGTCCCCGCCAATGACAACCGTGTCACCTGGGGTTGCGCCGGCCTTGAACAGCCCGGTTTCAACACCGATCTTGGCAAGCCGGTCGGCCAGGTAGCCGATGGCTTCTTCGTTCTGGAAGTCCGTCTGCTTCACCCAGCGCTCAGGCTTTTCACCGCGCACCCGGAACAGCGGTTCAAGGTTGCGTTCCTCACGGTGAATGGTGAACGCAGCTGCGTTGACCGCACGCGGACGCAACACAACAGGAACAACCTTTGCTGGCGTGTCAATGACGGCCTGACGGGCCGCGCTGACGATTTCTGCCATGGCAAAGCCCAGAGCCTTCAAGCCTTCATGGCTGGCGGCCGAGACGTCAAACACGCGGTAGCCGCGGGCTTCCAAGTCTGCACGCACAAACCCGGCCATATCCCGTCCGTCGGGGGAATCGACCTTGTTCAGGGCGATCAGGCGGGGGCGGGCGTTCAAGGGAACAACATCGCCGTCCGAGCCGGCAAAGCTCATGTCGACGTCGTACCGGTCAAGCTCGCGTTCGATGATGGCCAGGTCGGAAATGGGGTCACGGTCCGCCTCAAGTGCGGCACAGTCAAGGACGTGCACAATGGCTGCGCAGCGTTCAACGTGGCGCAGGAAGTTGTGGCCCAGGCCCTTGCCTTCGCTGGCACCCTCGATGAGTCCGGGGACATCGGCCATGGTGAAGCGGACGTCGCCCGCCTGGACCACGCCAAGGTTGGGGATCAGCGTGGTGAACGGGTAGTCGGCAATCTTGGGGCGGGCAGCAGACATGGCTGCGATCAAGCTGGACTTGCCGGCCGAGGGGAAGCCCACCAGCGCAATGTCTGCAATGGACTTCAGTTCAAGGACAATGTCCTGCTCGGTGCCGTCAACGCCGAGCAGGAAAAAGCCCGGTGCCCTGCGTTTTTGTGAGGACAGGGCGGCATTGCCGAGCCCGCCCTGTCCGCCGGCGGCGGCGACGTATTCGGTGCCAATGCCAACGAGGTCGGCCAGGACATTGCCGTCACGGTCCTTGATGACGGTGCCATCGGGAACCTCAAGGAGCAGGGATTCCCCGTCTTTGCCGTCACGCCAGTCGCCCATGCCGGGCTGGCCGTTGCCACCGCGGCGGTGGGGGGCGTGGTGAAAGTCAAGCAAGGTGGTGGTTTGGTCGCTGACCCGGAAGGTGACACTGCCGCCGTCGCCGCCCTTACCGCCGTCGGGCCCGCCCAAAGGCTTAAACTTTTCACGTTTAACCGAGACGCAGCCATGGCCGCCAGTCCCGCCGGATACGTGCAGAACAACCCGGTCAACGAAGCTGGCCAATGAAATCTCCTTGAATTGAATTTACGCTGGTGCACCAATTCTAGTCCGCGAGGGACCTGCCCCTGATGCCGGGCAGTGTGTTAAAAGCCAGTGGAGCGGACCAGGCGGTCCGCTCCACTGAGAAAAGCTTTGGTATTAGACCGCAGCTGCAACGATGTTGACAACGCGACGTCCACGACGCGTGCCGAACTCGACTGCGCCTGCGTCCAATGCGAACAACGTGTCATCCTTGCCACGGCCGACGCTTACGCCGGGGTGGAAGTGTGTGCCGCGCTGGCGAACGATGATTTCGCCAGCCTTGACAACCTGACCGCCGAAGCGCTTTACACCCAGGTACTGAGCGTTGGAGTCACGGCCGTTGCGAGTGGAACTCGCACCCTTTTTATGTGCCATTTGAAAATGCCTGCCTTTTTACTAAAAGATTCTAAGTTGATCGAACTTTTGATCGCTTATTAAGCGATTGAAGTGATCTTGACCTTGGACAGTTCCTGACGGTGGCCCTGACGCTTCTTGTAACCGGTCTTGTTCTTGTACTTCTGGATGACGATCTTCGGCCCGCGAAGATCCTCCAACTTCTCAGCCGTAACCTTTACATTAGCCAGGTCCTTCGCGGCGGTGGTGAGCTTGTCACCATCTACCAGGAGCAAAGCGGGCAGCTCAAACGTGCTGCCAACTCCACCGGGGACGCGGTTCATGGTCACGTGGTCTCCAACGGAAACCTTTTCTTGACGGCCGCCTGCGCGGACAATCGCGTACACCACTGGGGAACTCACTTCTCTCGACGTTTATTACAAAGTTTTTATGCCGGCTTGGATCAGATTTGATCGCCGCCAACCGCATGCGCCGCAGTTCAAAATAGAACAGACGCGGGGTGCATACTATGTGCCTCAACGCCGTGGACCTCAATGGAGTTCTGCCATGGAGTGGTTGCCCTAGGTGTTGGCGTAAGCACCGAAGATCAAGAATACGCTAATTCTAGCTCCGGGAGCAAATGACACTGGTTCGCGTTCCTCAGGGCGCCCTGCGCAACGCAGTGTTGCAAGGGCATTCCAGCGGAGTTCAGCAAACCGTACTGAACAACTTTAGCGTGCCTGAGCCGCTGATGTGCGATTTCTGCCCGTGACGCGCCGCCTTTTTCACCGAAGACGGGTGGTCTTAATCACCAAGACACGTTCGACGGCGTGACACCACCACCGGGGCCGGCGAACTGTTGGTGCGGTGCGGCAAAGAAATCCACCTCATATTGGGCCGAGTGGGCGAAGGCTCGGCGCATGCGGGTGCGTTCCGCGGCTGAGCCGTTCCGGGCTGCCGCGTCCATGATGCCCACGGCTGTGGCGGTGGCCTGCGCAAAGTCGTCGTCGGCATAAGTTTGCAGCCAGGTCCCGTAGGGGTGCCCGCCCGCACGGGCCAGGTAGTCGGCGTGCAGCACCCGGCCCACTTCCGCATACAGCCAGTAGCAGGGCAGCACGGCCGCCACGACTTCACCGTAACTGCCGGAGAAGGCCACACCCTGCAGGTGGTCAACATAGTGTTTCGTGACCGGGCCCAGCTCGGGTCCTTCCTGCTCCGGTCCTTCCGGGGAATCGAGCGGGTAATGACTGAGCCAATCCCGGTGCAGGGCCAATTCAACATCCAGGGCGTTTTGGGCGCCGCCGGCCCAAAACTTCTGCTCGGCCTCGGTCGGCGCCAGGGCACTTGCCCTGGCCAGCACACGCGAGTAAGTGGCCAGGTAGAGGGCATCCTGGGCGAGATAGTAGGCAAAGCGGTCACGGGCCAGGGTGCCCGCCGCCAGTTCCTTGATGAAGTCGAGACCGAAGATCGCCTGACGCTGCGGTGCGCAATCCTGCCAGAGCACCCGGCTGAAGGCGTCAAGGCTGGGTGCGGCAGTCGCCCACAGGGCATGCAGGTGATGGATGGGACCGGCGCCTGCGCCTACGTCCAGCACTTCGGAGGCCTCCAATGCCCCCACCAACCAAGCCTTGGCCGTGCCCACCGCCTGCCCCCAGTCCCCCGTGCGCGCCTGCAGTGTTGCCACGGCCGCCGATAGTGAGCAGCCCGTCCCGTGCGTGTTTGCGGTGTGGATCCGCGGCGCAGTGAATTCCTGGATGGCGCCGTCCACACCCACCAGCGCATCGAGGCACTGCTCCCCGGGCAGATGGCCGCCTTTAACGAGCACCATGACGTTGTGGGCGGCAGCCAGTTCCCGGCCCTGTTGCACGGCCTCGGCCCAGCTGCCCACTTCGGATTGACCCAGCAGCGCCGCCAGCTCGGGAATGTTCGGCGTCACCAGGTGGGTGTTGGCCAGCAGCGCCAGTAGAGCCTCGAGTGCTTCGGGCGCCATGAGTGTGTCACCGCTGGTTGCCACCATGACCGGATCAAGCACGACTGCGGAGGGCCGGGTGTGCGCCAGCCACTCGCCCACCGTATTCATCACCTCGGCAGTTCCGAGCATGCCGATCTTTACCGCGTCAATGGTGATGTCTGAGGCGAGGGCGTCCAGTTGGGAACGCAGAAATTCGGCCGGCGGGACATGCACGCCCTGCACGCCCCGCGTGTTTTGCGCCGTGAGGGCCGTAATGGCTGCCATGGCGTAGCCACCGTGGGCCGAAATGGATTTAATGTCGGCCTGGATACCGGCTCCCCCTGATGGGTCGGAGCCGGCAATGCTCAATACCCGCGGGTGTTTCCACGGTGATTGTGCGGTGCCAGTTGCTTCGTGGGCAGGTGAAAAGAGTGTTGTGGCGCTCATGGGACATCCCTTCGCCGGTGCTAGCCGGGCAGGTTCAACGGGTATTGTCTCAGCCGGCCCTTGTGGCCTGGCACCCCGTGTCACGCTCCACCCTACCCACAAACGCAACCATCCGGCCCCAAACGCAAACTGACCCGCAGAGGACGGCGAAAAACACGTCAAAACCGTGAATTTTCTCCGTCCTCTGCGGGTCAGTTTAGCTCGGTGCTACAGCTCAGAGGCTGGCACCCCAACACCCAAGATGATGGGCTCGCTGCTCTTCTTCACTGCCGGAACCGTCTCCGCCGGAATGTGCTGGACCTGCGCGGGGGCCGGAATCTCGACGCTGACGTGCGGCGCCGAACCCTGGCCCACCGAAGGTGCATCGGAAGTTTCCACCACCATGTCGGCACCGCCCTGTGCGCTGCGGGCGCTGCGGTTGCGTCGGCTGCGGCGTGAGCGTGAACGGCTGCCACCGCTGGAATCGTGTTCGTCGTGCTGTGCGCCGTCATGGTCGGGCGCGACGAGCTGATCCAAGGCCTCGGCCAGTCCGGCCAGGGCAGCGACCTGCTCAGCATTGTTTGGCTGGGTGAAGTCGCTGCTTTCGCTGCGGTGGCCGCGCGGCAGCTCGATGGCTTCCCCGCCCAGGTTCAGCGTTGTGGAGTCGTGATTTTCTTCCGTCTCCGTGGCGTCCACAGCGCCAGCCGGCGAGACAGCGGCGCCGTGCTCTCCGCCGTCGTGCTCGTGGTGGGAAGCCGCGGCAATGTTGGCCAGGGCGGCCCGCACCTCGTGCGCCTTCTGCGCCCGGGCAGCCTCGCCGGCCTCATCGGACAGCGGAGCCGCCGTGTCCTCGTGCTGCTCAGAATCGTGCTGCTGGCCCCGGTTCCGGTTGCGCTTGCGCTCACTGCGGGTGGAGCGGTTGGCGGTGCGATCCCCCTCACGGGTCTCGTGCCGGGGGGCGTGCGCGGCGGCAGCCTCGACGGCGGGCGAATGCGTGCGGCGGTGCTCCACGGGAATTTCGTGGGTGACCATGCCGCGACCGGCACATGTGGCGCACTGCTCACCAAAGACCTCGAGCAGGCCGGTGCCCATGCGCTTGCGCGTCATCTGGACCAGGCCCAGGGAGGTGACTTCGGCGACCTGGTGCTTGGTCCGATCACGGCCCAAGCACTCGACGAGACGGCGCAGCACGAGGTCGCGGTTGGATTCCAGGACCATGTCGATGAAGTCGATGACGATGATGCCGCCGATGTCGCGCAGGCGCAGCTGGCGCACCACTTCCTCGGCGGCTTCCAGGTTGTTCTTCGTGACGGTTTCCTCAAGGTTGCCGCCGGAGCCGGTGAACTTGCCGGTGTTCACGTCGACCACGGTCATGGCCTCGGTGCGGTCGATGACCAGGGAGCCGCCGGAGGGCAGGAAGACCTTGCGCTCCAGGGCCTTGTTGATCTGCTCGTCGATGCGGTGTGCGGCGAAGATGTCCTCGGGCTGGGTCCACTTTTCCAGGCGGTCCAGCAGGTCCGGGGCCACGTACGTCACGTACGCCTCGATGGTGTCCCAGGCGTCCTCTCCGGAGACGATGAGCTTGGTGAAGTCCTCGTTGAAGACGTCGCGAACC
This genomic interval from Arthrobacter sp. PAMC 25486 contains the following:
- the rplU gene encoding 50S ribosomal protein L21, whose amino-acid sequence is MVYAIVRAGGRQEKVSVGDHVTMNRVPGGVGSTFELPALLLVDGDKLTTAAKDLANVKVTAEKLEDLRGPKIVIQKYKNKTGYKKRQGHRQELSKVKITSIA
- the rpmA gene encoding 50S ribosomal protein L27 encodes the protein MAHKKGASSTRNGRDSNAQYLGVKRFGGQVVKAGEIIVRQRGTHFHPGVSVGRGKDDTLFALDAGAVEFGTRRGRRVVNIVAAAV
- the thiD gene encoding bifunctional hydroxymethylpyrimidine kinase/phosphomethylpyrimidine kinase, with amino-acid sequence MSATTLFSPAHEATGTAQSPWKHPRVLSIAGSDPSGGAGIQADIKSISAHGGYAMAAITALTAQNTRGVQGVHVPPAEFLRSQLDALASDITIDAVKIGMLGTAEVMNTVGEWLAHTRPSAVVLDPVMVATSGDTLMAPEALEALLALLANTHLVTPNIPELAALLGQSEVGSWAEAVQQGRELAAAHNVMVLVKGGHLPGEQCLDALVGVDGAIQEFTAPRIHTANTHGTGCSLSAAVATLQARTGDWGQAVGTAKAWLVGALEASEVLDVGAGAGPIHHLHALWATAAPSLDAFSRVLWQDCAPQRQAIFGLDFIKELAAGTLARDRFAYYLAQDALYLATYSRVLARASALAPTEAEQKFWAGGAQNALDVELALHRDWLSHYPLDSPEGPEQEGPELGPVTKHYVDHLQGVAFSGSYGEVVAAVLPCYWLYAEVGRVLHADYLARAGGHPYGTWLQTYADDDFAQATATAVGIMDAAARNGSAAERTRMRRAFAHSAQYEVDFFAAPHQQFAGPGGGVTPSNVSW
- a CDS encoding DDE-type integrase/transposase/recombinase, whose translation is MDHSFATAWDNGVMIASRRTWWRIAAEYEDQNARPTVPTKRGGKRGTAEKPVLKATGPCQVWSWDITDVYSKWQGTVFKVYSIMDIYSREIVGWRIEEREADHLAVKMFEAAIARYGAPQVVHADSGPAMKSHLLRDALTAHGVELTFNRPYVSNDNPFSESGFRTMKYRPNYPRIFESLEAAREYLTDYVHWYSTDHKHSGIALFSPAQVHDGSWKELWNQRDKTHQEYYEQNPGRFRQRPTTPAPAQHVGINLPKPEEPQKIA
- a CDS encoding type IV toxin-antitoxin system AbiEi family antitoxin domain-containing protein, producing the protein MDTNNLEQRLNKAWPWTAPLATTTELANAGFGDRALASALNHGLVFRLRRGAYVRAAKIVKLCGVTRLFFGVLRVWGG
- the proB gene encoding glutamate 5-kinase, yielding MGTKGQDRAATLNSRGEMATAARIVVKVGSSSLTSVAGGISEEALRNLVDVLAQRRLAGTEIILVSSGAISAGLLPLGLSRRPKDLATQQAAASVGQGLLMAHYNQAFTAHGVTASQVLLTAEDLTRRHQYVNAHRALERLLHLGVVPIVNENDTVATHEIRFGDNDRLAALVAHLVKADALVLLSDVDALYDGPPSAGATRISQVDSPEDLEGIVIGSAGKAGVGTGGMATKVQAAMIAAETGIPALVTSTGQAGAALAGQDVGTWFGINGNKRPVRMLWLAHLADLRGRLVLDDGAVRAVGERHKSLLPAGITGVTGDFDAGDAVEISDANGHVFAHGLVNYRHSDLPQMLGRSTKALAKELGREFEREVVHVDDLVLLNR
- the obgE gene encoding GTPase ObgE, with translation MASFVDRVVLHVSGGTGGHGCVSVKREKFKPLGGPDGGKGGDGGSVTFRVSDQTTTLLDFHHAPHRRGGNGQPGMGDWRDGKDGESLLLEVPDGTVIKDRDGNVLADLVGIGTEYVAAAGGQGGLGNAALSSQKRRAPGFFLLGVDGTEQDIVLELKSIADIALVGFPSAGKSSLIAAMSAARPKIADYPFTTLIPNLGVVQAGDVRFTMADVPGLIEGASEGKGLGHNFLRHVERCAAIVHVLDCAALEADRDPISDLAIIERELDRYDVDMSFAGSDGDVVPLNARPRLIALNKVDSPDGRDMAGFVRADLEARGYRVFDVSAASHEGLKALGFAMAEIVSAARQAVIDTPAKVVPVVLRPRAVNAAAFTIHREERNLEPLFRVRGEKPERWVKQTDFQNEEAIGYLADRLAKIGVETGLFKAGATPGDTVVIGGDNGGMIFDWEPTMMGGAEHLAAPRGTDLRLLDLGDRPTRTQKRQEQQDRRDARAAGRAELETERKAGIWTESTNRNAVKTHVIDADLAADGDSDDTGAAQK